In a single window of the Bradyrhizobium sp. ORS 285 genome:
- a CDS encoding VOC family protein: MKIVGLESLVFAVDDVRGAARFLVDYGLTAVDLSDRGGRFEAMDGTAVVIARQDDPSLPPGPTPGCRLRKTVMGVADEATLGAIAAELRRDREVRRLPDGSIESIDDCGFVIGFQLTARRPFVLPSEISNAPGGVVFRPVNSLGVPPPGSVIRPRSLSHVVYFVPDVMKAEAFYVNRLGFRCTDRFAGTGPFLQPAGSLDHHTHFLIGAPPHMHGVEHFTFHFGGPSEMITNGYRFVEKGYQAFWGPGRHILGSNWFWYFNSPFGCHIEMDADMDQHDASWQPREATASADNSQTFLLKMRKKWYPGPGIPENGDYA; this comes from the coding sequence ATGAAAATTGTCGGTCTGGAAAGCCTGGTCTTCGCTGTCGACGACGTCAGGGGCGCGGCGCGCTTCCTGGTCGACTACGGCCTGACGGCGGTCGACCTCTCGGATCGCGGCGGCCGCTTCGAGGCGATGGACGGGACGGCTGTCGTGATCGCGCGGCAGGACGACCCGTCGCTGCCGCCGGGGCCGACGCCGGGCTGCCGCCTGCGCAAGACGGTGATGGGCGTCGCCGACGAAGCGACATTGGGCGCGATTGCCGCCGAGCTGCGGCGCGACCGCGAGGTCCGGCGGCTGCCGGACGGCTCGATCGAGTCGATCGACGATTGCGGCTTCGTGATCGGCTTCCAGCTCACGGCGCGGCGGCCCTTCGTACTCCCCAGCGAGATCTCGAATGCGCCGGGTGGCGTGGTGTTCAGGCCCGTCAACAGTCTCGGCGTGCCGCCGCCGGGCAGCGTGATCCGCCCGCGCTCGCTGTCGCATGTCGTGTACTTCGTGCCAGACGTGATGAAGGCGGAGGCCTTCTACGTCAACCGCCTGGGCTTCCGCTGCACCGATCGCTTCGCGGGCACCGGGCCGTTCCTGCAGCCCGCCGGCTCGCTCGATCATCACACCCATTTCCTGATCGGCGCGCCGCCGCACATGCATGGCGTCGAGCACTTCACCTTCCATTTCGGCGGCCCGTCGGAAATGATCACCAACGGCTATCGCTTCGTCGAGAAGGGCTACCAGGCGTTCTGGGGCCCCGGCCGTCACATCCTCGGCTCCAACTGGTTCTGGTACTTCAACAGCCCGTTCGGCTGCCACATCGAGATGGATGCCGACATGGACCAGCATGATGCGAGCTGGCAGCCGCGCGAGGCCACGGCCTCGGCCGACAACTCGCAGACCTTCCTGTTGAAGATGCGCAAGAAATGGTACCCCGGCCCCGGAATTCCCGAGAATGGCGACTACGCGTGA
- a CDS encoding S9 family peptidase, with product MFKYFPTNYVWNLSVDLAIEMGARIGEIEEMCAPLQDAARQPDASGTQAFRETWARMADKLCELAAEDEAKGRLLSAGEKYGRAASYLITCERLQAHEAPGRLALYRKCLDTFAKGIALARENCERVEIPYEGSHIAGLLVRAEGCDGPAPLLVQVNGLDSTKEMKYRVGLPAWLAKRGVSSLIIDQPGSGEALRLQGLTARYDSEHWASRVVDWLETRSDVDPSRIGLEGVSLGGYYCPRAVAFEPRFACGVAWGANHDWRDVQKKRLQKEGNFPVPHYWAHVRWVWGAQDQDEFMQIAERVHLDGVLDRIKVPFLVTHGEKDSQIPLHWAERTYEQLVNSPKRELKIFTDREGGAQHASFDNSINAGHYIADWVAETLNARP from the coding sequence ATGTTCAAGTATTTTCCGACCAACTACGTCTGGAATCTGTCGGTCGATCTGGCGATCGAGATGGGTGCCAGGATCGGCGAGATCGAGGAGATGTGCGCGCCGCTGCAGGACGCGGCGCGGCAGCCCGACGCCAGCGGCACCCAGGCGTTTCGCGAGACCTGGGCACGGATGGCAGACAAGCTCTGCGAGCTCGCCGCCGAGGACGAGGCGAAGGGCCGGCTGCTCTCGGCCGGCGAGAAGTATGGCCGCGCCGCGAGCTATCTGATTACCTGCGAGCGTCTGCAGGCGCATGAGGCGCCCGGCCGGCTGGCGTTGTACCGCAAGTGTCTCGACACCTTCGCCAAGGGAATTGCGCTGGCGCGGGAGAACTGCGAGCGCGTCGAGATCCCCTATGAAGGCAGCCACATTGCCGGCCTCCTGGTGCGCGCGGAAGGCTGCGATGGACCAGCGCCGCTGCTGGTGCAGGTCAACGGCTTGGACTCGACCAAGGAGATGAAATATCGCGTGGGGCTGCCAGCGTGGCTGGCCAAGCGCGGCGTTTCGTCCTTGATCATCGATCAGCCGGGCTCGGGCGAGGCGCTGCGCCTGCAAGGGCTCACGGCGCGCTATGACAGCGAGCACTGGGCCTCGCGCGTCGTCGACTGGCTGGAGACGCGCAGCGACGTCGATCCCAGTCGCATCGGCCTCGAGGGTGTCTCGCTCGGCGGCTATTACTGCCCGCGTGCGGTGGCGTTCGAGCCGCGCTTCGCCTGCGGCGTCGCCTGGGGCGCCAATCATGATTGGCGCGACGTGCAGAAGAAGCGGCTGCAGAAGGAAGGCAACTTCCCGGTCCCGCATTACTGGGCGCATGTGCGCTGGGTGTGGGGTGCGCAAGACCAGGACGAGTTCATGCAGATCGCCGAGCGGGTTCACCTCGACGGCGTCCTCGATCGCATCAAGGTGCCGTTCCTGGTGACGCATGGCGAGAAGGATTCGCAGATCCCGCTGCATTGGGCCGAGCGGACTTATGAGCAGCTGGTCAACTCGCCGAAGCGCGAGCTGAAGATCTTCACCGATCGCGAAGGCGGCGCGCAGCATGCGAGCTTCGACAATAGCATCAATGCCGGCCACTACATCGCGGATTGGGTGGCCGAGACCTTGAACGCGAGACCTTGA
- a CDS encoding LysR family transcriptional regulator — MRFNNKFDLNLLVALGHLLHLRSVSGAAARMNMTQSAMSNALLRLRTYFDDELLVKIGRKMELTPRAEVLKDSIRDLLVRVDWAIASSTEFDPAQSDRCFKILASDYTLVTLIPRLLARSETLAPGIRFDFLQQVQRPERALERGDVDLLIIPEEFSSKLHPSEVIFEDDFCVIAWSKGKYGKGKLSRQDFASASHVVMRPAIAAQSLETHYLEQRDTSRREDISVYAFTAIPHLITGTDRIATVHRKLAVAAQRSLPIRIIDLPVKLPVLRQRVQWHRYRSNDAGLLWLRNLMREVVAELP; from the coding sequence ATGCGGTTCAACAACAAGTTCGATCTCAATCTGCTGGTCGCGCTCGGCCATCTGCTGCACCTGCGCAGCGTCAGCGGCGCGGCCGCGCGCATGAACATGACGCAGTCGGCGATGAGCAACGCCCTGCTCCGCCTGCGCACCTATTTCGACGACGAGCTGCTGGTGAAGATCGGCCGCAAGATGGAGCTGACGCCGCGGGCGGAGGTGCTCAAGGACTCGATCAGGGACCTTCTGGTGCGGGTCGACTGGGCGATCGCCTCATCCACGGAGTTCGACCCCGCGCAGTCCGACCGCTGCTTCAAGATCCTCGCCTCGGACTACACGCTGGTGACGCTGATCCCGCGGCTGCTGGCGCGCAGCGAAACCCTCGCCCCAGGCATCCGCTTCGATTTCCTGCAACAAGTGCAGCGGCCCGAGCGCGCGCTCGAGCGCGGCGACGTCGACCTGCTGATCATTCCCGAAGAGTTCAGCTCGAAGCTGCATCCGTCGGAGGTCATTTTCGAAGACGATTTCTGCGTGATCGCCTGGAGCAAGGGCAAATATGGCAAGGGCAAGCTGTCACGACAGGATTTCGCCAGCGCGTCCCATGTCGTGATGCGGCCCGCGATCGCCGCGCAATCGCTCGAGACTCATTACCTTGAGCAACGTGACACCAGCCGCCGCGAGGACATCTCGGTCTACGCGTTCACCGCCATTCCGCATCTCATCACCGGGACGGACCGCATCGCCACCGTGCATCGCAAATTGGCTGTCGCTGCCCAGCGCAGCCTGCCGATCCGCATCATCGATCTGCCGGTGAAGCTTCCGGTTCTGCGCCAGCGCGTGCAGTGGCACCGCTATCGCTCCAACGATGCCGGCCTGCTGTGGCTGCGCAACCTGATGCGCGAGGTCGTCGCCGAGCTGCCGTGA
- a CDS encoding response regulator — protein MLNELLVIEDADVHLSILRKIAVQAGFATTGVNSVDGAMSVLRRRNFECITLDLNLGERSGTEVLQLLADMKSRTPILIISGSDDQTRDVTVRAGKILGLNVYPPFSKPVDLALLRQTLRQIAADTDRQRLVKANLR, from the coding sequence ATGCTGAACGAACTTCTCGTGATCGAAGATGCCGATGTTCATCTGTCGATCCTGCGCAAGATCGCTGTGCAGGCGGGCTTTGCCACGACCGGCGTGAATTCGGTCGACGGCGCCATGAGCGTGCTGCGCCGGCGCAACTTCGAGTGCATCACCCTCGATCTCAATCTCGGCGAACGCTCCGGCACGGAAGTGCTGCAGCTCCTCGCCGACATGAAGTCGCGGACGCCGATCCTGATCATCAGCGGCTCCGACGACCAGACCCGCGACGTCACGGTGCGGGCCGGCAAGATCCTCGGCTTGAACGTCTACCCGCCGTTCTCGAAGCCCGTGGATCTCGCGCTGCTCCGGCAGACGCTGCGCCAGATCGCCGCCGACACCGATCGGCAGCGCCTCGTCAAAGCCAATTTGCGCTAG
- a CDS encoding group II truncated hemoglobin produces MTAVEQASEAVVVEATPYDLIGGEAGVRRLADRFYAIMDEEPDARRIRAMHDADLGPIRQLLFEFLSGWLGGPPLYFERAEHRCIMSAHRPYPIGDSERDEWMTCMRRAMFDCDITGDMYDLLDRAFLRLANAFRTRPAG; encoded by the coding sequence ATGACGGCAGTGGAGCAAGCCAGCGAAGCAGTGGTGGTCGAGGCGACACCGTACGATCTGATCGGCGGGGAAGCGGGCGTGCGCCGCCTGGCGGATCGCTTCTACGCGATCATGGACGAGGAGCCGGACGCGCGGCGCATTCGCGCGATGCACGATGCCGACCTCGGCCCTATCCGGCAATTGCTGTTCGAGTTTCTCAGCGGCTGGCTCGGCGGACCGCCGCTGTATTTCGAGCGCGCCGAGCACCGCTGCATCATGTCGGCGCACCGGCCCTATCCGATCGGCGACAGCGAGCGCGACGAGTGGATGACGTGCATGCGCCGCGCGATGTTCGATTGCGACATCACGGGCGACATGTACGATCTGCTGGATCGGGCCTTCCTGCGGCTGGCGAACGCGTTCCGAACCCGTCCCGCCGGCTGA
- a CDS encoding NUDIX hydrolase, translated as MTKASKLVAAKGGKVLLVRRCIDGRWMFPGGRKRARETAKDCIKREIKEELPKLKLGRLRLWKEVTAKNKRSGRKMSDAIFIAKNARGRLEIGDKKEIDRAVWQKPYGISLTPTSRYIRDRLFPRKAD; from the coding sequence ATGACCAAGGCGTCCAAGCTGGTTGCCGCGAAGGGCGGCAAGGTTCTCCTGGTCCGGCGCTGCATCGACGGCCGCTGGATGTTTCCGGGCGGCCGCAAGCGGGCGCGCGAGACCGCGAAGGACTGCATCAAGCGCGAGATCAAGGAGGAACTGCCGAAGCTCAAGCTCGGCCGTCTGCGGCTGTGGAAGGAAGTCACGGCCAAGAACAAGCGATCCGGGCGCAAGATGAGTGATGCGATCTTCATCGCCAAGAACGCCAGGGGGCGGCTCGAGATCGGCGACAAGAAGGAGATCGACCGCGCGGTGTGGCAGAAGCCTTATGGGATCAGCCTGACGCCGACGTCGCGCTACATCCGCGACCGGCTGTTTCCGCGCAAAGCCGACTAA
- a CDS encoding DUF6481 family protein → MRGFKEPGFADRQKAAQQARQSIVQKFKSQPGPDDPEVVKRRQEREAAAARREQQRLEREAAKAEQKRLEEEAKAAEAARLAREAEEAAARAAELEAEQKAKRDARYAARKARGKKK, encoded by the coding sequence ATGAGAGGATTCAAGGAACCTGGATTTGCCGATCGGCAGAAGGCTGCGCAGCAGGCCCGCCAGAGCATCGTGCAGAAATTCAAGTCGCAGCCCGGGCCGGACGATCCCGAAGTCGTGAAGCGCCGGCAGGAGCGCGAAGCCGCGGCGGCCCGCCGCGAGCAGCAGCGACTGGAGCGCGAGGCTGCGAAGGCCGAGCAGAAGCGGCTCGAGGAAGAAGCCAAGGCTGCCGAGGCGGCCCGCCTGGCCCGTGAGGCGGAAGAAGCTGCCGCCCGCGCAGCCGAGCTCGAAGCCGAGCAGAAAGCCAAGCGCGACGCGCGCTACGCTGCACGCAAGGCGCGCGGCAAGAAGAAGTAG